The following proteins are encoded in a genomic region of Necator americanus strain Aroian chromosome II, whole genome shotgun sequence:
- a CDS encoding hypothetical protein (NECATOR_CHRII.G7502.T2) has translation MTRRVINRDSNVTSSPGSRRETAPDYSVEEDNFGRLINRDKRMIWPDRKPRKRAEFERIIRTAPNEVPLMSSMSSTATDVSYSCRSNCGMGLQNSDRSLEKVFIGGSSPKEAAAKVDPSAFVLYYRIDEQLSDKVYLYMAYRNNDGRAFHYPLTCRKAKHDDGSESLYWRVECGDPEAKEFPCLSALVRHHQIFSYYDIKTGAIEAFPIWSGTFSAMGSRKWTESLK, from the exons atgacCCGCAGAGTTATCAATAGAGATTC GAATGTAACATCATCGCCTGGATCTAGGCGTGAAACAGCACCAGACTATAGTGTGGAAGAGGACAATTTTGGAAGACTT ATAAACCGCGATAAACGAATGATTTGGCCTGACAGAAAGCCTCGGAAAAGAGCAGAGTTTGAACGAATAATCAGAACAGCGCCAAACGAG GTCCCCCTAATGTCGTCGATGTCGTCAACTGCTACTGATGTGTCCTACAGTTGTCGTAGCAATTGTGGCATG GGTCTTCAAAACTCGGATCGTAGCCTGGAAAAAGTGTTCATTGGTGGATCATCACCTAAAGAG GCCGCTGCAAAAGTGGATCCTTCAGCTTTCGTGTTGTACTATCGAATCGATGAACAACTTAGCGACAAAGTGTATCTCTACATGGCGTACAGAAATAACGATGGCCGG GCATTTCACTATCCGCTAACTTGTAGAAAAGCTAAACATGACGACGGTAGCGAATCCCTGTATTGGCGTGTGGAATGCGGTGATCCGGAAGCAAAAGAG TTTCCCTGCCTCTCTGCCTTAGTCAGACACCATCAGATTTTCTCGTACTATGACATCAAAACAGGTGCAATTGAAGCGTTTCCAATATGGTCAG GAACTTTCTCGGCAATGGGAAGTAGAAAATGGACAGAGAGTCTGAAGTAA
- a CDS encoding hypothetical protein (NECATOR_CHRII.G7503.T1) gives MGTEILPEVCFSPAPSSFDRPFRIHVQDRTFLIDAESMRKISPVFSVMCYGKDFEGGRELSREIVDEKCGDIDVFLRAVHDNSVINASNFPLILRLSHKYQVLPVISACQDFIKRTNLYVLSADEILTLLMAAYDFHCEREVLVLLIRRLAIEGNGVFSRLKISRFLPAQIYGAVISASMNLNQLRECESMNGHCLKMERSKIRWRNSVCEQCKAICDQCATCDECKKSLCKRHVIEQQCTTNYGRTLVAELKEHIVELEWND, from the exons ATGGGTACTGAGATTCTTCCCGAAGTGTGCTTCTCACCGGCGCCGTCCAGCTTCGACCGACCATTCCGTATTCACGTACAAGACCGTACTTTCCTCATCGACGCCGAGAGTATGCGGAAGATCTCACCG GTGTTCTCGGTGATGTGCTACGGGAAAGATTTTGAAGGTGGACGGGAACTGTCACGAGAAATTGTTGACGAGAAATGTGGCGACATTGATGTGTTCCTTAGAGCTGTGCATGACAATAGCGTGATTAATG CCTCCAACTTCCCTCTAATCCTTCGTCTTTCACACAAATATCAAGTGTTGCCTGTTATCAGCGCCTGCCAAGACTTCATCAAGCGCACAAATCTCTA TGTCCTTAGCGCTGACGAAATCCTTACTTTGCTCATGGCTGCTTACGATTTTCATTGTGAACGTGAGGTGCTTGTCTTGCTTATTCGAAGATTGGCAATAGAAGGGAACGGGGTGTTTTCTCGATTGAAAATCAGCAGATTCTTGCCAGCACAG ATCTATGGAGCAGTAATTTCCGCATCTATGAATTTGAATCAGTTGCGAGAATGTGAAAGTATGAATGGTCATTGTCTGAAAATGGAGAG ATCGAAAATCCGGTGGCGCAACTCCGTTTGTGAACAGTGTAAGGCGATTTGTGATCAGTGTGCCACCTGCGATGAATGTAAAAAG AGTCTCTGCAAGCGACACGTGATCGAGCAGCAGTGCACAACAAACTACGGCAGAACGCTCGTAGCTGAGCTGAAGGAGCATATCGTCGAATTGGAATGGAACGATTAA
- a CDS encoding hypothetical protein (NECATOR_CHRII.G7502.T1), which yields MTRRVINRDSNVTSSPGSRRETAPDYSVEEDNFGRLINRDKRMIWPDRKPRKRAEFERIIRTAPNEVPLMSSMSSTATDVSYSCRSNCGMGLQNSDRSLEKVFIGGSSPKEAAAKVDPSAFVLYYRIDEQLSDKVYLYMAYRNNDGRAFHYPLTCRKAKHDDGSESLYWRVECGDPEAKEFPCLSALVRHHQIFSYYDIKTGAIEAFPIWSGDQMIVDKDN from the exons atgacCCGCAGAGTTATCAATAGAGATTC GAATGTAACATCATCGCCTGGATCTAGGCGTGAAACAGCACCAGACTATAGTGTGGAAGAGGACAATTTTGGAAGACTT ATAAACCGCGATAAACGAATGATTTGGCCTGACAGAAAGCCTCGGAAAAGAGCAGAGTTTGAACGAATAATCAGAACAGCGCCAAACGAG GTCCCCCTAATGTCGTCGATGTCGTCAACTGCTACTGATGTGTCCTACAGTTGTCGTAGCAATTGTGGCATG GGTCTTCAAAACTCGGATCGTAGCCTGGAAAAAGTGTTCATTGGTGGATCATCACCTAAAGAG GCCGCTGCAAAAGTGGATCCTTCAGCTTTCGTGTTGTACTATCGAATCGATGAACAACTTAGCGACAAAGTGTATCTCTACATGGCGTACAGAAATAACGATGGCCGG GCATTTCACTATCCGCTAACTTGTAGAAAAGCTAAACATGACGACGGTAGCGAATCCCTGTATTGGCGTGTGGAATGCGGTGATCCGGAAGCAAAAGAG TTTCCCTGCCTCTCTGCCTTAGTCAGACACCATCAGATTTTCTCGTACTATGACATCAAAACAGGTGCAATTGAAGCGTTTCCAATATGGTCAGGTGATCAAATGATTGTCGACAAAGATAACTAG
- a CDS encoding hypothetical protein (NECATOR_CHRII.G7501.T1), translating into MILVMYSSQDKKPLHRNEQRTLDCYVTSTDYKLVQVDIDINERINRACSKHKLTKFKRHCAAAEFLQDADWMLVIDENTAVANPDHCIEEWIDDRVNVLLFEQFTDWDISSSSYLVRNSQWSIQFLHELAQWEFSSTPGKDNFEVYLVHTLLPNGSRDYRECLRHWRTATHFNIYSACARMTLGFQRLWVNKVRIYRKAHGWARAGFVTNNFWCDRDFMLHDWEEESTGRNLWMSPFYDEVDPAVCALREKGWNWLPNKYANASTIQSDFRAFEKMRRRNQPKDKIINEFLEGFEISRCYPECEED; encoded by the exons ATGATTCTTGTTATGTACTCATCGCAGGATAAAAAGCC TCTTCACAGAAATGAACAGCGGACGTTGGATTGCTACGTGACGTCTACAGACTATAAACTGGTTCAAGTTGACATCGATATCAACGAACGGATAAATAGGGCATGCTCAAAACACAAACTG ACGAAGTTCAAGAGACATTGCGCTGCTGCCGAATTTTTGCAAGACGCTGACTGGATGCTCGTCATAGATGAGAATACAG CAGTTGCAAATCCGGACCACTGCATCGAAGAGTGGATTGATGATCGAGTTAATGTCCTTCTTTTTGAGCAGTTCACTGACTGGGATATTTCAAGCAGCAGCTATCTG GTACGCAATTCGCAGTGGTCGATACAGTTCTTGCATGAATTAGCTCAGTGGGAATTCTCGTCGACACCAGGAAAAGACAACTTTGAG GTATACCTCGTCCACACCTTGCTTCCCAATGGCAGTCGCGATTACCGGGAATGTTTGAGGCACTGGCGCACTGCCACTCACTTCAACATCTACTCAGCCTGCGCAAGAATGACTCTTGGATTCCAGCGTTTGTGGGTCAATAAAGTACGCATTTACAGAAAAGCACACGGGTGGGCAAGAGCTGGATTTGTAACTAATAACTT CTGGTGCGACCGTGACTTCATGCTGCATGACTGGGAAGAGGAAAGCACGGGCAGGAATTTGTGGATGAGCCCTTTTTACGATGAAGTTGATCCGGCAGTTTGTGCCCTCAGAGAGAAAGGCTGGAATTGGTTGCCTAACAAATACGCGAACGCCTCTACAATACA GTCTGATTTTCGtgcctttgaaaaaatgcGTCGTCGAAACCAGCCAAAGGACAAAATTATCAACGAATTTCTGGAAGGATTTGAAATTTCACGATGCTATCCGGAATGCGAAGAAGATTGA